CaaagtccagcatagagcggctgagtgaatgtggtctggactctgtggaggagagtcatggtttcagagacgctgtagaaagacagaatacctgcattgtgatccaggtacactcctactctggaggacCGAGGACCTGAGAGGGCAGTTTGGACATTGTTGTGCCAAAATTGAAAACTGTTTGTGTCACAACGTAATGTCCAAGATTTGTCATTATATCCAAAAACACATTCATCGCCCGACCCTGCTCTGCTGATATTCTTGTATGCGACCGCTACTAAAACCCCTCcccctctccactccacctcccagtaacaacgtccagtcagactctctctactcaaGACCTGATAATAAACAatgaatctgtctggatgatcagaataagactgttgttgtttcattcttcttacttttcttttccCCTCAGATAATAAcaggtgtgtgtttgctgtgtttggatccagtgtgatttcacaggaatattttaagaattcagctctggtctttggctctggtggtgacagtaaaacatcctcttcagtgactgtcagtgagatgtttgtccattcctctctcagaatgtcctgtagtttatctctggtctctgacacagctgctgtcacatcctcaaagtagctcagaggacgaatattgatgctggatgagtgtgtagactcactgagtgctgacagtgaggggtagttgtgtagaaactggttgtgatcctctgtgtgtgagagctgctccagctcgccgtctttcctcttcagctcagcgatctcctgctccagcttctcctgaagctctttgactcgactcacttcagtttcctgctgggatctgacctgctgcttcatatcagagcttcttttctggatgagacggatcagctcagtgaacatcttctcactgtcctccactgctttatcagcagagccattgatggcctccacctcctgttgaagcagcttcacatctttctctcgctcctggattctctgctggatgtttagtcgtctcacctcgagctccttctgcttctcagtcctttctgctgcagctgggactgtttcatggcctttatgttcatccattgtgcagagataacagatactctgctgatcagtacgacagaaaatcttcatcacctcatcatgacgagagcagatgttctcctggagcttcttggagggggccaccagcttgtgtttctttaatggagctgcatcatagtgaggttggaggtgtttctcacagtaagaggCTGGACAAGATAAACATGACTTGATGgctttcagcttcctcccagtgcagacatcacaggccacatcttcaggtccagcatagcagtgatcagctggagcagcttggagtccagtcttcttcagctcctccacCAACTCTGCTAacatggtgtttttctccaggacaggcctcggtatgaaagtcttcctgcactgagggcagctgtggattcccTTCTTGTCCTCTTCGTCAAAGTGGGTTTCAATACAGttcatgcagtagctgtgtccacaggttGTAGTCACCGGATTTAtcagtagatccaaacagatggaacaagagAAGGTTTCTCGGTCCAGCTGAACTCCTTTCTCTGCCATTTCTCCTCTCAGTGTCAGTGACTGTGTGAGTTTCTCTTCCGTATAACTGAGACTAGTCTGAGCTCTGATCTCAACAAAATCTTCAGTACATGGAGCCTATCAGATCCTACATGTCACCACATGTTGGTTACACCAATGTTCAAAGTGAAGATCTGAAGTGGAGGGAACGAGGAAACATGTGGACAGAGAGGAGCTGCTGTGTTtaagagcaggaagaagaaggagggTTATCAGGCTGTGCGTCACTCCAGGAAGAGGAGCAGTTTGAGAACCATACTGTGTGTTTAACCTTTTTTATTTACTGCTCACCCCAACTTTTAAACTTGCTAATGCTTTcttctatataaaaaaaacttccctttagaaatgtcaGAGTTCTCActgaagttaacaaacagtcCTTAAGTTTTAGTCAATGCAGGACGATAATGGTCCTAAACATACAGATTATGAAGCCACTGACATGATGCTAATGTTGCACTAATTTTATGTTCATTTCAGTTGTTTCTCTGCCTCAAAAACCATCAAAGGGGAGAGGTGTGTCAGGGGTCGTGTGCGGAGGCGAGGAAGAGATGACCCACACGCAGGACTCTTGGTGCAGAATGAGGAGGTTTATTGGAAACGGAGACAAAAGATGACAGGATGGCTGGCTGAACTTAATGGACTGGTAGACTAGCTGGCTTACTGAACTGAACACGCGACAGGAACAACATCACaggaacatcaatgacacgacactggactggttgaactgaggaacataaatacacaggctgaGTGAGGAGTGATTAGAAActggtgagtacacagctgaacataatgaccaaaacaaaaacagttcaggTGGGCGGCCACGCAGCCAGTGGCtgagcccggacagttcaggtGGGTGGCCGCGAGGAAGGCGGCGGCGACGCTGAAGTcggtccggtgggcggccgcaaGGAAGGCGGCGGCGATGCTGAAGTCGGTCCGGTGGGTGGCCGCGAGGAAGGCGGCGGCGACGCTGAAGTCAGTCCGGTGGGCGGCCGTGAGGAAGGCGGCGACGCTGAAGTCagtccggtgggcggccgcgaggaaggcgGCGACGCTGGAGGTGATCTGGTGgacggccgcgaggaagacggcggcggccactgaggaGGTCCGgagggcggccgcgaggaagacggcggcggccactgaggaGGTCCGGTGGGCGGCTGCGAGGAAGATGGCGGTGGCCGCTGAGCTGGTCCGGTGGTCGACCACGCTGGCGATGATGTCCAGCTggtggcctggaaagtggccagcGATTCCGAGGTGCAGGCTCGGGCGGCGGCGTGGCAGCCgcaggaccaggcgaagctgagtctggaccaggcggagcagaagccgaggccaaggctgggccaggcgacgTCATGGGAGCCGGCGGTGATGGAGCAACAGCTGCAGAGTCAAtaggcgcggaagcctctggctggagacaggctgggccagtaggcacggaggcctctggctggagacaggctgggccagcaggcgcggaggcctctggctggagacaggctgggccagaGGCCtctggagacaggctgggccagcaggcgcggaggcctctggctggagacaggctgggccagcaggcgcggaggcctctggctggagacaggctgggccaggaggcgcggaggcctctggctgaggagcggccgggccagcgggtgcggaggcccctggctgaggagcggccgggccagcgggtgcggaaacccctggctgaggagcgggagagctcacagctggctctggatgctgtggctgcaggtCTGGGAACTGAACAGGAGAGTGGACTACAGACGGTGAGAGAACGGATGACTGAACAACAGGATGCTGGACGACAGACCGAACTGACTGGACAGGCTGGAGGACGGGCGACTGGATGACAGGAGGCAACTGGAGAACAGGGCACTGAGCTACAGGGGGCGACTTGCCTGACTGGAGGGcaggaggagactgaactacaggggcctggagagcaggaggagactgaactacaggggcctggaggacaggaggagactgaactacaggggactggacaggaggagactggacTACAGGGGACtggacaggaggagactggactgactggagtGGAGCTGACTGGAGTGGAGCTGACTGGAGTGGAGCAGCCTGCGCTACGGGTGACTGAGCTACAGGAGCAGCCTGAGCTACGGGTGACTGAGCTACAGGAGCAGACTGGAGAGCAGGtgagtgaactgactggagtggaggCTGAATAGCAGGCGAGGGAACTGGCTgggctggaggctgaacagcaggtgagggaactgactggagtggggATGCTAAAGGATGAACAGAGGTAGGCGAGGCTGATGATGGAGCTGTGGTTGGTGTGGCTAACGGCTGAGCTACAGACTGCGCTAGTGAAGGAGATAGAGCTACAGCCTGGGCCAGTAAAGCTGGTGCCTGGGCAGGGGACACCTCAGCTAGCCTAACCAGGGAAAGCGCAAGGGCGTGAAAGGCTGGATCAGGAGGTGGACCAaggttaacacaataaaacaggaagtgaaacagacagaatataaacagtgaacatgaactaagaatactgggtcaacgacccagaaacCCTGACAAGGTGTAGTGGTATATCAGGCAAATTAAAGggttttgaaatatttaatctAAGAAATGACATACTCATGTTGGTAGCATTATGTAAAAGTCATCTCTGAAAACGtaagagcacttttgcaaatatattggatatttatttatttattatttattatattggATATTGGAAGCCCAGTTGCTttacagacgtctccgaaaacgtcagatcagttatgcaaatatgtgatgtcttgataaatcgagcagatattagAAGTTcacacagcaccattctcgcatgaaaatgtcttaaaagtttattttgtgacccagaaagagtaatatttcaaactccgccactctgtgttcctccgccactgcctcatttgagttttggacgaaatggattctgggatattgcattttgtcatttcgagctgattggagaccaaaacagccaatcagatttttttgcatccaggtctgtgattggttggttttgtggcacaaatataacggtgtacagtagtgatggtaaattcgattctttttactgaatcgagttttaaagagtcactcaccaaagtgaatcgggtttcttgagtcatttgagtcactgagtcagttgaccagagagtgcaaaaatgtatattttcactcaaacttaatttgtttctcttttaatgtaaatcctactgctaagatgaatgattgtaaaagaaaacaactatttttttagagcaaaaaaaattctaaagggaacatgtatttatttttattttattttattggtattttccttattaaatgtgtcaaatatatctcatctaaatgtctactgagctgtgagccagggggcggtaaagcgccttaacattggttgccaaccaagaagaagaagaagctgtgagccaggaggtagggggtgagtgagtgagtgagtgattcgttcaactcgtttgagctgtgagccaggagggagggggtgagtgagtgagtgattcgccttgcgctatgattcagcacagcaggggagggggtgagcgagtcagtgattcgttcaactcgtttgagctgtgagccaggagggagggggttagtgagtcatgagtgattcgcttatgctatgattcagcacagcaagggagggggtgagtaactcaaatgtgctgttagcatgctagctgagcgatgctactgtgaaccgaagagcta
The sequence above is a segment of the Oreochromis aureus strain Israel breed Guangdong linkage group 3, ZZ_aureus, whole genome shotgun sequence genome. Coding sequences within it:
- the LOC120434291 gene encoding tripartite motif-containing protein 16-like, with amino-acid sequence MAEKGVQLDRETFSCSICLDLLINPVTTTCGHSYCMNCIETHFDEEDKKGIHSCPQCRKTFIPRPVLEKNTMLAELVEELKKTGLQAAPADHCYAGPEDVACDVCTGRKLKAIKSCLSCPASYCEKHLQPHYDAAPLKKHKLVAPSKKLQENICSRHDEVMKIFCRTDQQSICYLCTMDEHKGHETVPAAAERTEKQKELEVRRLNIQQRIQEREKDVKLLQQEVEAINGSADKAVEDSEKMFTELIRLIQKRSSDMKQQVRSQQETEVSRVKELQEKLEQEIAELKRKDGELEQLSHTEDHNQFLHNYPSLSALSESTHSSSINIRPLSYFEDVTAAVSETRDKLQDILREEWTNISLTVTEEDVLLSPPEPKTRAEFLKYSCEITLDPNTANTHLLLSEGKRKVRRMKQQQSYSDHPDRFIVYYQVLSRESLTGRCYWEVEWRGGGVLVAVAYKNISRAGSGDECVFGYNDKSWTLRCDTNSFQFWHNNVQTALSGPRSSRVGVYLDHNAGILSFYSVSETMTLLHRVQTTFTQPLYAGLCLYPSDGDTAELIKVKQRRQVDVDP